A single region of the Nicotiana sylvestris chromosome 6, ASM39365v2, whole genome shotgun sequence genome encodes:
- the LOC138870231 gene encoding uncharacterized protein — protein sequence MEMLCQIQLNIPLMDALREMPGYAKMMKDLMSRKFDFQDLSTVTLTQTCSAVVTRPMAQKMFDPSSFTIPCTIGSYAFAKALCDLGASINLMSLAVYTKLGIGRARPTSILLQLADRMVKRPTGILDEVLVQVGKFVFPADFVILDCQVDEEIPIILGRPFLATGRALIDCETGELKMRLNDEEVIFNVQHSMRRPSEYANCSLVEVVDVILQEDNVTLTAKDPLEACLINLKEMDGEGLARWVMALEGQEFWKREPQFESIELEKRATPPAKPSVEEPPKLELKLLPAHLRYVFLGPDSTLPMIISSGLLDMQVEQLLQVLQESKTTIGWTMADIKGISPAFCMHKILLEEGHKPSKEHQRRLNPNMKEVVKKEVIKWLDAGIIFPISDSNWVSPVQCVPKKGGMTVVQNENNELISTRTVTGWRICMDYRKLNTTTRKDHFPLPFIDQMLDRLAGRSHFCFLDGYLGYNQISIAPEDREKTSFTCLYGIFAFRRMPFGLCKAPATIQRCMLAIFTDMVEDIIEVFMDDFSVVGDSFEDYLHNLRRMLKRCVETNLVLNWKKCHFMVQEGIVLGHRVSSKGIEVDHAKVDVIEKLPPPTSVKAVRSFLGHAGFYRLAFEELKKRLVTTPIIVAPNWEQPFEFMCDASDYAIGAVLGQRQGKLMHPIYYAIRTLSGAQLNYTVTEKEMMAVVFAFDKFRSYLIGSKVIVYTDHAAIRYLIEKKESKPRLIRWVLLLQEFDLEIRDLKGTENQVADHLSRLEGAEKKVEVEDITVTFPDEQLLAMTMEEAPWYTDIANYLASGIVPYELSSIQKKKFFRDC from the exons ATGGAGATGTTGTGtcaaattcagttgaatattccttTGATGGATGCCTTGAGGGAGATGCCAGGTTACGCAAAGATGATGAAAGACCTAATGTCACGgaagtttgattttcaggatcTATCCACAGTGACTCTGACGCAGACCTGCAGCGCAGTAGTGACCAGACCAATGGCTCAAAAGATGTTCGACCCAAGTAGTTTCACTATTCCTTGCACAATTGGGAGTTAcgcctttgcaaaggcattatgtgatttgggagccagcataaatttgatgtcgtTGGCTGTATACACCAAACTGGGCATTGGCAGAGCTAGACCGACTTCGATACTGCTGCAGCTGGCCGACCGCATGGTAAAAAGACCTACTGGGATTCTTGATGAAGTATTGGTGCAAGTGGGGAAGTTCGTGTTCCCTGCAGACTTTGTTATTCTGGATTGTCAGGTAGATGAGGAGATACCTATCATTTTAGGTAGGCCATTTTTGGCCACTGGGAGAGCCCTGATTGATTGTGAGactggggaattaaaaatgagactgaacgatgaagaagtcatattcaatGTTCAGCATTCCATGAGGAGACCCAGTGAGTATGCGAATTGCTCTCTAGTGGAGGTAGTGGATGTGATCCTGCAAGAAGATAATGTGACCCTGACTGCTAAGGATCCATTGGAGGCATGTCTAATAAATTTAAAAGAAATGGATGGTGAAGGGTTGGCTAGGTGGGTTATGGCACTGGAAGGACAAGAATTTTGGAAAAGGGAACCTCAGTTCGAGTCCATTGAGTTAGAGAAAAGAGCTACACCCCCAGCAAAGCCATCGGTAGAGGAACCACCCAAGTTGGAGCTGAAGCTACTCCCAGCTCACCTCAGGTACGTTTTCTTAGGTCCCGATTCTACATTGCCTATGATTATATCATCCGGTTTGTTAGATATGCAGGTAGAACAGCTCTTACAGGTACTGCAGGAAAGCAAGACTACCATTGGCTGGACTATGGCAGATATAAAGGGTATCAGCCCAGCcttctgtatgcataagattctcttggaagaagggcacaaaccttccaaagaacatcaacGAAGGCTGAACCCGAACATGAAGGAGGTAGTAAAgaaggaagtgatcaaatggttagatgcaggaatcatcttccccatctcAGATAGCAATTGGGTTAGCCCTGTCCAATGTGTACCGAAAAAGGGGGGAATGACTGTTGTGCAAAACgagaacaatgagttgatctcaactcgTACAGTCACGGGATGGCGGATTTGCATGGATTACCGAAAATTGAACACAAccacccggaaggaccacttTCCCTTAcctttcattgaccaaatgttggacaggCTGGCCGGGCGCTCGCACTTCTGTTTCTTGGATGGTTATTTAGGGTACAACCAGATATCCATAGCCcccgaagatagagagaaaacatcTTTCACTTGTCTATATGGCATCTTCgcctttcggagaatgccttttgggctaTGTAAAGCACCAGCGACAATTCAACGGTGCATGTTAGCCATTTTcacagacatggtggaggatattatagaggtctttatggatgatttctccgtgGTGGGAGATTCATTCGAGGACTATCTTCACAACTTAAGAAGAATGCTCaaaagatgtgtggagacaaatttagtgttgaattggaaaaagtgccattttatggtacaggAAGGGATAGTCCTGGGACACCGAGTGTCCAGTAAGGGAATTGAGGTCGACCATGCCAAGGTGGATGTGATTGAAAAACTACCACCGCCCACTTCGGTCAAGGCAGTGAGAAGTTTCCTTGGACACGCCGGGTTCTACAG GTTGGCATTTGAGGAGCTGAAGAAGAGATTGGTGActacacccatcattgttgcacccaactgggagcaaccgttTGAGTtcatgtgcgacgctagtgactacgccataggagcagtcttggggCAGCGACAGGGTAAACTGATGCACCCGATTTATTATGCAATCAGAACACTGAGCGGTGCACAACTCAATTACACTGTGACGGAAAAGGAGATGATGGCTGTTGTTTTTGCATTCGACAAATTCAGGTCATACTTGATTGGCTCGAAAGTTATTGTTTATACTGACCATGCAGCAATTAGGTATCTGATAGAAAAGAAAGAGTCAAAACCACGCTTGATTCGCTGGGTTCTTCTGTTACAAGAATTTGATCTGGAAATACGTGACCTAAAAGggacagagaaccaagtagctgaccacctctcaaggttggaaggagctgaaaagaaggtagaggttgAGGATATAACAGTGACATTTCCGGATGAACAATTACTGGCAATGACAATGGAGGAGGCACCTTGGTATActgatattgctaattatttagcaagtggcattgtaccttatgaactctcctcaattcaaaagaaaaagttcttccgtgattgttga
- the LOC104212872 gene encoding leucine-rich repeat extensin-like protein 3, whose amino-acid sequence MKEKTQTPISSLYFLLFFYLSLLILAFSQLTNAEFKVSESGPLTDFEAQYIKHRQLLYYRDEFGDRGEKVTIDPSFIFENNRIKNAYIALQAWKQAIISDPFNLTENWVGPNVCNYTGIFCAPALDNPKIRTVAGIDLNHGDIAGYLPEELGLLVDLGIFHINSNRFCGTIPKKFKNLKILFELDLSNNRFAGKFPYVVLSLPKLIFLDIRFNEFEGNVPSQLFDKPLDAIFINHNRFMFELPDNFGNSPVSVIVLANNKFHGCLPASIGNMSNLNEVIMMNNGLRSCLPTEIGMLKNLTVFDVSFNQLMGPLPEKFGKLVNLEQLNVAHNMLSGSIPKSICQLPKLENFTYSYNFFTGEPPVCLGLPEFDDQRNCLPNRPVQRSPAQCKAFSSKRIHCGAFKCHKFIPALPPPPPLSPPLPAPPPPVVVPISPPPPVFSPPPPPPPPPRVYSPPPPVYSPPPPPPPVYSPPPPIYSPPPPPPPPPPVYSPPPPIYSPPPPPPVYSPPPPVMSPPPPSPPPPVMSPPPPPSPPPPVMSPPPPPVPLPTPPYCVRSPPPPPPNSPPPPPPLSYSPPPPSPSPYYYNSPPPPPPNSPPPPPPNSPPPPVYIYSSPPPPPVYSSPPPPHSPPPPSPAPCIEPPPPPCIEPPPPPSPPPPVYYYNSPPPPPSPSPSPPPPVYYYNSPPPPSPPPPALPPPSPSPPPPVYYYNSPPPPSPSPPPPVYYHSPPPPSPSPPPPSPSPPPPTPVYEGPLPPVIGVSYASPPPPPFY is encoded by the exons ATGAAGGAAAAAACACAAACACccatttcttctttatattttctcctctttttttacCTTTCTTTATTAATTTTAGCCTTTTCTCAGCTCACAAATGCTGAGTTCAAAGTCTCAGAATCTGGCCCTTTAACTGATTTTGAAGCTCAATACATCAAACACagacaacttttgtactacagaGATGAGTTTGGTGACAGAGGTGAAAAGGTCACAATTGACCCTTcatttatttttgaaaacaacAGAATCAAGAATGCATATATTGCATTACAAGCATGGAAACAAGCCATAATTTCAGATCCTTTCAATCTTACTGAAAATTGGGTAGGTCCCAATGTGTGCAACTACACCGGAATATTCTGTGCTCCGGCACTTGACAACCCCAAAATCCGTACAGTCGCCGGCATTGACCTTAACCACGGCGACATTGCAG GGTACCTACCAGAAGAACTTGGCCTTCTAGTTGATCTTGGAATTTTCCATATTAATTCCAACCGTTTTTGTGGTACAATACCAAAAAAATTCAAGAATTTGAAGATATTATTTGAGTTGGATTTGAGCAACAACAGATTTGCTGGGAAATTTCCTTATGTGGTACTAAGTTTACCTAAGTTAATATTTTTGGATATAAGGTTCAATGAGTTTGAAGGTAATGTACCTTCGCAACTTTTTGACAAGCCCTTGGATgccattttcatcaaccacaacAGATTCATGTTCGAATTACCCGATAATTTTGGTAATTCGCCAGTTTCTGTTATAGTTCTCGCGAACAACAAGTTCCACGGTTGTCTTCCCGCGAGTATTGGTAACATGAGTAATCTGAACGAAGTTATTATGATGAACAATGGGTTACGTTCTTGTTTGCCTACAGAAATTGGAATGTTGAAGAATTTGACGGTGTTTGATGTTAGTTTTAATCAATTGATGGGTCCGTTGCCGGAGAAATTTGGCAAATTGGTTAATTTGGAGCAGTTAAATGTGGCACATAATATGCTATCGGGGTCTATTCCGAAGAGTATTTGTCAACTGCCTAAGCTTGAGAATTTTACTTATTCTTATAACTTCTTTACTGGTGAACCGCCGGTTTGTTTGGGGTTGCCGGAGTTTGATGATCAAAGGAATTGTTTGCCGAACCGGCCAGTTCAACGGTCCCCGGCTCAATGCAAGGCTTTTTCATCAAAGAGGATTCATTGTGGTGCCTTCAAGTGTCATAAGTTTATTCCGGCTTTGCCACCTCCTCCGCCGCTTTCACCACCTTTGCCTGCCCCTCCGCCACCTGTTGTGGTGCCTATATCTCCTCCGCCGCCAGTGTTTTCTCCCCCACCACCGCCTCCGCCTCCGCCACGTGTTTATTCACCTCCTCCGCCTGTTTACTCGCCACCACCGCCTCCACCACCGGTGTATTCACCTCCTCCACCGATTTACTCACCACCACCGCCTCCACCGCCTCCGCCACCGGTGTATTCACCTCCTCCACCGATTTATTCACCACCACCGCCACCACCGGTTTATTCACCTCCTCCACCTGTTATGTCACCACCACCACCATCACCTCCTCCACCCGTTAtgtcaccaccaccaccaccatcacCTCCTCCACCCGTTAtgtcaccaccaccaccaccagtTCCATTACCAACGCCACCTTATTGTGTACGCTCACCGCCACCTCCACCACCAAATTCTCCACCTCCTCCGCCGCCACTTAGTTACTCACCTCCACCCCCTTCACCTTCGCCTTACTATTATAATTCACCACCACCTCCTCCACCAAACTCACCACCACCTCCCCCACCAAACTCACCACCACCACCAGTTTACATATACTCATCACCACCGCCCCCACCAGTATACTCTTCACCCCCACCCCCTCATTCACCTCCTCCTCCATCCCCGGCTCCTTGTATAGAACCCCCACCACCTCCTTGTATAGAACCACCTCCTCCTCCATCACCACCACCCCCAGTTTATTACTACAACTCTCCTCCCCCACCGCCTTCACCATCACCATCACCTCCGCCACCAGTTTATTACTATAATTCTCCGCCCCCACCATCACCTCCGCCACCGGCACTACCCCCGCCATCACCATCACCTCCACCACCAGTTTATTATTATAATTCACCACCCCCGCCATCTCCTTCACCCCCTCCTCCCGTCTACTATCATTCACCACCCCCACCATCTCCATCACCCCCGCCCCCATCACCGTCACCACCACCGCCAACTCCAGTATATGAAGGGCCATTACCACCAGTTATAGGAGTTTCATATGCTTCTCCACCTCCAcctcccttctattga